Proteins co-encoded in one Lynx canadensis isolate LIC74 chromosome C1, mLynCan4.pri.v2, whole genome shotgun sequence genomic window:
- the SESN2 gene encoding sestrin-2: MIVADSECGAQLKGYLPFSPGGGGGPGAGEEQRGSRTRRGPRGPSAFIPVEEVLREGAESLEQHLRLEALMSLGRVDNLAVVMGLHPDYLSSFWRLHYLLLHTDGPLASSWRHYIAIMAAARHQCSYLVGSHMAEFLQTGGDPEWLLGLHHAPEKLRKLSEINKLLAHRPWLITKEHIQALLKTGEHSWSLAELIQALVLLTHCHSLASFVFGCGILPEGDPEGSPAPQAPSPPSEQSSPPSRDPMNNSGGFEAARDVEALMERMRQLQESLLRDEGASQEEMESRFELEKSESLLVAPSADILEPSPHPDMLCFVEDPTFGYEDFTRRGAQAPPTFRAQDYTWEDHGYSLIQRLYPEGGQLLDEKFQAAYSLTYNTIAMHSGVDTSMLRRAIWNYIHCVFGIRYDDYDYGEVNQLLERNLKVYIKTVACYPEKTTRRMYNLFWRHFRHSEKVHVNLLLLEARMQAALLYALRAITRYMT, translated from the exons ATGATCGTTGCAGACTCCGAGTGCGGCGCGCAGCTGAAGGGCTACCTGCCATTCtccccgggcggcggcggcggccccggggCCGGAGAG GAGCAGAGGGGAAGTCGGACTCGGCGAGGTCCCCGAGGGCCCAGTGCCTTCATCCCAGTGGAGGAG GTCCTTcgggagggagcagagagcctGGAGCAACATCTGAGGCTGGAGGCATTGATGTCCTTGGGGCGAGTGGACAACCTGGCGGTGGTGATGGGCCTGCACCCTGACTACCTTAGCAGCTTTTGGCGTCTACACTACCTCCTGCTGCACACAGATGGGCCCCTGGCCAGCTCGTGGCGCCACTACATTGCCATCATG GCTGCCGCCCGCCACCAGTGTTCTTACCTGGTGGGGTCCCACATGGCTGAGTTTCTGCAGACTGGTGGTGACCCTGAGTGGCTGCTCGGTCTCCATCATGCCCCCGAGAAGCTGCGCAAGCTCAGCGAGATCAACAAGTTGCTGGCACACCGGCCGTGGCTCATCACCAAGGAGCACATCCAG gCCTTGCTGAAGACCGGCGAGCACAGCTGGTCTCTGGCGGAGCTCATCCAGGCCCTGGTCCTGCTCACCCACTGCCACTCGCTGGCCTCCTTTGTGTTTGGCTGCGGCATCCTCCCTGAGGGGGACCCAGAGGGCAGCCCTGCCCCCCAGGCACCTTCACCCCCCAGTGAGCAGAGCAGCCCCCCCAGCAGGGACCCAATGAACAACTCTGGG GGCTTCGAGGCTGCCCGAGACGTGGAAGCGTTGATGGAGCGCATGAGGCAGCTGCAGGAGAGCCTGTTACGGGATGAGGGAGCATCCCAGGAGGAGATGGAGAGCCGCTTTGAGCTGGAGAAGTCAGAGAGCCTTCTGGTGGCTCCCTCAG CTGACATCCTGGAGCCCTCTCCACACCCAGACATGCTGTGCTTTGTGGAGGACCCCACTTTTGGATATGAGGACTTTACCCGGCGAGGGGCTCAGGCACCCCCCACCTTCCGTGCCCAG GATTATACCTGGGAAGACCATGGCTATTCACTGATCCAACGGCTCTACCCTGAGGGTGGGCAGCTGTTGGATGAGAAGTTCCAGGCAGCTTATAGCCTCACCTACAACACCATTGCCATGCACAGTGGAGTAGACACCTCCATGCTCCGGAGGGCCATCTGGAATTACATCCACTGTGTCTTTGGTATCAG ATATGATGACTATGACTACGGGGAGGTGAACCAGCTCCTGGAACGGAACCTCAAGGTCTATATCAAGACGGTGGCCTGCTACCCAGAGAAGACCACCCGAAGAATGTACAACCTCTTCTGGAGGCACTTCCGCCATTCAGAGAAG GTCCACGTGAACTTGCTGCTCCTGGAGGCCCGCATGCAGGCTGCCCTTCTCTACGCCCTCCGTGCCATCACCCGCTACATGACCTGA